In the genome of Desulfobacterales bacterium, the window CTCCTTTTATAATGTAGGTTGGCGGCAGAGACAATGGTCACAAAGTTGCGTTCAGAGAGTATTCAACAGCGTATGGATATTGAAGAACATGCTAAAACGCGTCGTTGCAGTTTCTTTATGCGATCAGGCGATTTGGGAAGTGATATGGAATGATTATAGGGAAAAGGCGCCGGTCTGTCAAAGAAAAAACTTTGGGATTTTTCCAACAGGGTTAATGATACGATACGGTTTTGTCTTGACGCCATCCGGTCCAGGGGTTAAAGGATGATTTCGCATTAAAACCCATATGAACGGCGGTTATGCCCTGATTTCGCAATAGCCGGATGGAAGGGAAAAATCAGGCCGACCGATAAAATTAAAGGAGAGGATTATGCCTGAGTTTGTGACCCTAAGCCCAAAGGAGTTGGAAGCGCTTAAAAAAAATTCAACGCCATCGGTTTGTAACGCCATCGAAACGTTTAATCTCCAGCGTAGAACCGAAGGATTCATAAAAGAGGATATTCATCCATTCTTTCCGGAGCTGGGGGTCATGGTCGGCTATGCCGCAACAGCCCGGGCCAGCGCCGCCAGCCCGCCGACGTCGGATCAGGCGGCGCTGCGATACGAGCTGATGAATCTGCTGCAGACCCTCCCGGAACCCCGCATCGTCGTTATTGAGGATATTGATTCACCGGACTGCCTGGGGGCTTTCTGGGGCGAGGTCCAGACCAACATCCATAAATCACTGGGGTGCATCGGTACCGTAACCAACGGTGGCGTCAGGGACCTGGACGAGGTTCGTGCCATGAAGTTCCAACTGTTTGCAAAGAGGGCCATCCCTTCCCACGCCTATGTTCACCTGGTTGATGTCGGCAAGCCGGTTACCATCGGCGGACTGACCATCAAAACCGGGGATATTATCCATGGAGACCAGCACGGGGTGACGCGGGTCCCGGGCGAAGTTGTCCCTGAAATCCCCGGGGCGGTAAAAAAAATAGAGGAAAAAGAACAGGAGATCATCCGCTATTGCCGCTCGTCGGCGTTCACTGTTGAAGGTCTCAAGCGTTTGCAAAAACAGGGATGATATCTGCTGTAACAAATGGTAATCATTCCAAATAAAACCAAAGTTCCTATCGGTCGGGTGCTGAAAGACGGCGCGTTGGCAGCCTGGCCGATTTGTCTGGGATATATACCCATCGGCCTGGCCTTCGGGGTGCTGGCCCAGAAAGCCGGTTTGCACCCATTTGCCATCGGGATGATGTCCCTGTTTGTCTTTGCCGGAAGCTCCCAATTCATCGCGTTATCCATGCTTGCGGCCGGCGCCGCACCCCTTGCGATTATCCTGACGGCCTTTACGGTGAACCTGAGGCACTTTCTGATGAGCTCCTCCCTGGCGATGTATATGGGACAGACCTCCAAAAAACGGCTGTCCCTGTTTGCCTATGGCGTTACGGATGAAAGTTTTGCCGTAAACCTGTTCCGTTTCCGGCAGGGCGGCTGGGATGTAAAGCGGGCGCTGACGGTCAATCACATCGCAAATATAGCCTGGGTGGCGAGCACCCTGATGGGCGGGTACGGGGGGGAACTGATACCGGAGCGTGCCCTCGGCATCGACTATGCCCTGAACAGTATGTTCATCTGCCTGCTGGTATTTCAATTGCGGGGGAAAAAATATGTGATAACGGCGGTGCTTTCAGGCGGCATAGCAGTCCTGCTGGCCCTGGTGCTCCCGGGGAATTCATATGTTGTCTTGGCATCGATTATAGCGGCGACGCTGGCTGTCTATCTGGGCAGAAAGGGAGCTCAGTCGTGATGCCGGCAAGTGATTATATCCTTCTGGTCTTTGCCATGGGGCTTGTTACCTATGTGCCCCGCTGGGCGCCCCTTTTTTTTCTGACGTCCCGCCGCCTGCCGGACAGGATGATCGAATGGCTCGATCTGATCCCGGCAGCCAT includes:
- a CDS encoding AzlC family ABC transporter permease yields the protein MVIIPNKTKVPIGRVLKDGALAAWPICLGYIPIGLAFGVLAQKAGLHPFAIGMMSLFVFAGSSQFIALSMLAAGAAPLAIILTAFTVNLRHFLMSSSLAMYMGQTSKKRLSLFAYGVTDESFAVNLFRFRQGGWDVKRALTVNHIANIAWVASTLMGGYGGELIPERALGIDYALNSMFICLLVFQLRGKKYVITAVLSGGIAVLLALVLPGNSYVVLASIIAATLAVYLGRKGAQS
- a CDS encoding RraA family protein — translated: MPEFVTLSPKELEALKKNSTPSVCNAIETFNLQRRTEGFIKEDIHPFFPELGVMVGYAATARASAASPPTSDQAALRYELMNLLQTLPEPRIVVIEDIDSPDCLGAFWGEVQTNIHKSLGCIGTVTNGGVRDLDEVRAMKFQLFAKRAIPSHAYVHLVDVGKPVTIGGLTIKTGDIIHGDQHGVTRVPGEVVPEIPGAVKKIEEKEQEIIRYCRSSAFTVEGLKRLQKQG